Proteins co-encoded in one Arthrobacter globiformis genomic window:
- a CDS encoding DUF4383 domain-containing protein, translated as MTTMGSAAGARSRLQRAAQVVGAVFVLVGILGFIPGITSNYASLGMAGPASDALLLGVFQVSILHNIVHLLFGVAGLLMGRTPGQARSYLLYGGVIYLVLWLYGLLIGHETAANFVPVNTADNWLHFLLGVGMIGLALLLSRDTRRVHGPATGH; from the coding sequence ATGACCACCATGGGCAGCGCGGCCGGTGCAAGGTCCCGGCTGCAACGGGCGGCACAGGTCGTCGGAGCAGTTTTCGTGCTCGTCGGCATCCTGGGGTTCATTCCCGGCATCACCTCGAACTACGCGTCACTGGGAATGGCCGGTCCCGCCTCCGACGCCCTGCTTCTGGGCGTCTTCCAGGTATCGATCCTGCACAACATCGTCCACCTCCTCTTCGGCGTGGCCGGCCTGCTCATGGGACGGACGCCGGGACAGGCAAGGAGCTACCTGTTGTATGGCGGCGTCATCTACCTGGTCCTCTGGCTGTACGGCCTGCTGATCGGCCACGAGACCGCGGCGAACTTCGTTCCCGTCAACACCGCTGACAACTGGCTGCACTTCCTGCTGGGCGTTGGGATGATCGGACTCGCCCTGCTGCTGTCCCGCGACACCAGGAGGGTCCACGGTCCCGCCACGGGCCATTAA
- the ctaD gene encoding aa3-type cytochrome oxidase subunit I, translating into MTAYQQPAGTTTEAPRVVPRRKGNMVVKWITSTDHKTIGYMYLIASFVFFCLGGVMALLIRAELFEPGMQVLVTKEQYNQLFTMHGTVMLLMFATPLFAGFTNVIMPLQIGAPDVAFPRLNALAFWFFLFGSTIAVSGFITPQGSASFGWTVYAPLNNTTFTPGIGGDLWVFGLALSGFGTILGAVNFITTVVCMRAPGMTMWRMPIFTWNVFITSVLVLMAFPPLAAALFAIGADRRFGAHIYDPENGGALLFQHLFWFFGHPEVYIIALPFFGIVSEIFPVFSRKPIFGYKGLVYATIAIAALSATVWAHHMYVTGSVLLPFFALMTMFIAVPTGVKFFNWIGTMWGGSLTFETPMLWAIGFLITFLFGGLTGIILASPPLDFHVSDSYFVVAHFHYVVFGTVVFAMFAGFYFWWPKWTGKMLNERLGKIHFWMLLVGFHATFLIQHWLGVEGMPRRYADYMPQDNFTAMNQFSTFGSFLLGASLIPFFWNVFITARSKEKVEVDDPWGFGASLEWATSCPPPRHNFTSLPRIRSERPALDLHHPELRVREHDPVHSPAADVLGAADIGERDVRDPNPDR; encoded by the coding sequence ATGACCGCATATCAGCAACCAGCAGGCACCACCACTGAGGCCCCCAGAGTAGTGCCCCGCCGCAAGGGCAACATGGTGGTCAAGTGGATCACGTCCACCGACCACAAGACGATCGGTTACATGTACCTGATCGCATCCTTCGTGTTCTTCTGCCTGGGCGGTGTGATGGCTTTGCTCATCCGCGCCGAACTCTTCGAACCCGGCATGCAAGTTCTGGTGACGAAGGAGCAGTACAACCAGCTGTTCACCATGCATGGCACGGTCATGCTGCTGATGTTCGCCACCCCGCTGTTCGCCGGGTTCACCAATGTGATCATGCCCCTGCAGATCGGCGCGCCCGACGTCGCGTTCCCCCGCCTTAACGCGCTGGCCTTCTGGTTTTTCCTGTTCGGCTCAACGATTGCGGTGTCCGGCTTCATCACCCCGCAGGGATCCGCATCCTTCGGCTGGACGGTGTACGCGCCACTTAACAACACCACGTTCACACCCGGCATCGGCGGTGACCTGTGGGTCTTCGGCCTGGCACTGTCCGGCTTCGGCACCATCCTGGGTGCGGTCAACTTCATCACCACGGTGGTCTGCATGCGGGCCCCCGGCATGACCATGTGGCGCATGCCGATCTTCACCTGGAACGTCTTCATCACATCCGTCCTAGTACTGATGGCCTTCCCGCCGCTGGCCGCAGCACTCTTCGCCATCGGCGCGGACCGCCGTTTCGGCGCCCACATCTATGACCCGGAGAACGGCGGGGCGTTGTTGTTCCAGCACCTGTTCTGGTTCTTCGGGCACCCCGAGGTGTACATCATCGCGCTGCCGTTCTTCGGCATCGTGTCCGAGATCTTCCCGGTCTTCAGCCGCAAGCCGATCTTCGGCTACAAGGGCCTGGTCTACGCGACCATCGCCATCGCCGCCCTGTCGGCCACGGTCTGGGCCCACCACATGTACGTCACCGGCTCCGTGCTGCTGCCGTTCTTCGCGCTCATGACCATGTTCATCGCCGTTCCCACCGGCGTGAAGTTCTTCAACTGGATCGGCACCATGTGGGGCGGCTCACTGACCTTTGAGACCCCGATGCTGTGGGCCATCGGCTTCCTCATCACGTTCCTCTTCGGCGGTCTGACTGGCATTATCCTGGCCTCGCCGCCGCTGGACTTCCATGTCTCCGACTCCTACTTCGTGGTGGCCCATTTCCACTACGTGGTGTTCGGCACCGTGGTGTTCGCTATGTTCGCCGGCTTCTACTTCTGGTGGCCGAAGTGGACGGGAAAGATGCTCAACGAGCGCCTCGGCAAAATCCACTTCTGGATGCTGCTCGTGGGCTTCCACGCCACGTTCCTGATCCAGCACTGGCTCGGCGTTGAAGGCATGCCCCGCCGCTACGCCGACTACATGCCGCAGGACAACTTCACGGCCATGAACCAGTTCTCGACCTTTGGTTCCTTCCTGCTGGGCGCCTCGCTGATTCCGTTTTTCTGGAATGTCTTTATTACGGCCCGCAGCAAGGAAAAGGTGGAAGTCGACGATCCGTGGGGTTTCGGGGCTTCCCTGGAATGGGCCACGTCCTGCCCGCCGCCCCGGCACAATTTCACCTCTCTGCCGCGCATCCGCTCCGAGCGTCCGGCCCTGGACCTTCACCATCCCGAGTTGCGCGTCCGCGAACATGACCCCGTGCACTCGCCGGCCGCCGACGTTCTGGGCGCGGCGGACATCGGCGAGCGCGACGTGCGGGACCCCAACCCCGACCGCTAG